Proteins encoded within one genomic window of Fusarium musae strain F31 chromosome 4, whole genome shotgun sequence:
- a CDS encoding hypothetical protein (EggNog:ENOG41), with product MAPSEDYQNIFHWAETQKDGSIPSFATRKNDPYTYLSGFNNHHESEAIPGTIPQGQNSPRCVRFGLYAEQMTTSFGASRQANKNSWLYRARPAVAHQGFTDMPKVEGTESCFLPLNPAVRISPTQLAWLPFDISEGTDFISGLRTIAGSGDPTLREGLATHIFSATKSMDKRAFVNSDGDFLIIAQQGNLDIQTEFGNLYVQPGEICVIQRGQRFKVAVEGPTRGYILEVWGSHFELPELGPLGSNGLANARDFLYPKANYTVTRDDPWEIVYKLGGRFFKSTQNHCPFDVVAWHGNYAPYKYDLTKFVNVGSISVDHIDPSIFCVLTAASRDANAPLADFLIFSPRWDVASHTYRPPYYHRNAASELMGLIYGEYAGRSDEFQPGGVSFECGWVPHGVAYEEFKAASAQPPPQMQISKGAVAFMFESCRQLTITDWAWNSDKKHEHEPKMWDNLVDNFSEHLDEINEILGKKTL from the exons atggcgccgTCAGAGGATTATCAAAACATCTTTCACTGGGCCGAGACCCAAAAGGATGGAAGTATTCCCTCCTTTGCGACTCGAAAGAATGATCCCTATACGTACCTCTCTGGCTTCAACAACCATCATGAATCAGAGGCTATTCCTGGAACTATCCCCCAGGGACAGAATAGTCCGCGATGTGTTAGATTCGGCCTGTACGCTGAACAGATGACCACGTCGTTTGGTGCTTCTCGCCAAGCTAATAAGAATTCGTGGTTGTACCGAGCGAGACCTGCTGTTGCTCACCAAGGATTC ACGGATATGCCCAAGGTTGAAGGAACAGAGAGCTGCTTTCTGCCTCTTAACCCTGCAGTCAGAATCTCACCAACTCAATTAGCGTGG CTACCCTTTGACATCTCCGAAGGCACCGACTTCATCTCTGGCCTCCGTACAATCGCCGGCTCAG GCGACCCTACCCTCCGCGAAGGTCTAGCAACACACATCTTCTCCGCCACAAAGAGCATGGACAAGCGCGCCTTCGTAAACTCGGACGGCgactttctcatcatcgcgCAGCAAGGCAATCTCGACATCCAAACTGAATTCGGCAATCTCTACGTCCAGCCCGGCGAGATCTGCGTCATCCAGCGCGGCCAACGCTTCAAAGTCGCTGTTGAGGGTCCAACTAGGGGTTATATCCTCGAAGTATGGGGCTCGCACTTTGAACTCCCTGAGCTGGGACCTCTCGGTTCAAATGGTCTTGCTAACGCGAGGGACTTTTTGTATCCCAAGGCTAATTACACTGTTACACGTGATGATCCGTGGGAGATCGTGTATAAGCTTGGTGGGCGCTTTTTCAAGAGTACGCAGAACCACTGCCcgtttgatgttgttgctTGGCATGGGAACTACGCGCCTTACAAGTATGATCTGACCAAGTTTGTCAATGTCGGGTCTATCTCTGTTGATCATATCGATCCGTCCATTTTTTGCGTTTTGACGGCTGCTTCGCGAGATGCGAATGCGCCGTTGGCCGACTTTCTCATCTTTTCACCCCGTTGGGATGTCGCGTCGCATACCTACCGTCCACCGTATTATCATCGCAACGCAGCGTCTGAGCTGATGGGGCTTATTTATGGAGAGTATGCGGGACGGTCTGATGAATTCCAGCCTGGTGGTGTATCTTTTGAGTGCGGCTGGGTTCCTCACGGTGTAGCCTACGAA GAATTCAAAGCAGCATCCGCCCAACCCCCACCGCAGATGCAAATCTCCAAGGGCGCAGTGGCATTTATGTTCGAGAGCTGCCGACAACTGACCATCACAGACTGGGCGTGGAACAGCGACAAGAAGCACGAGCACGAGCCCAAGATGTGGGATAACCTGGTCGACAACTTTTCCGAGCACCTTGATGAGATTAATGAGATCTTGGGGAAGAAAACCCTGTAA
- a CDS encoding hypothetical protein (EggNog:ENOG41): MAPSSPKPPPVDFPSPDFSFSGGNSPVSHYWGEYDNDWKNWKHLIPKLPSPRSRALTPPGFSDGNDDKRLQRPAAAFQQSLWFKIPANLRRDILRLAFGDRRLHMHLAFDAARRTPEDADDLEAYELGDPDDDDAPGLRRKLWSWNGCICARKYDPELGPMTRGGLNPGPWIDRCCDPINVPKPRPENIGIMGWLQSCRQNYAETIDVLYLTNTIIVSDEATITELPSLIPHHHLTKITSLEIKAPITKDNVLEDVTNLILPDPHSPRFLNLKRLYISMEWSGVNVGDPDPDELIVSFDTLARTVEDCSFAIPMEWFSRISWGQMRNSTTGRQITYSQFWRTLGNAEGDKDGYEGGLDVIQLPYVDSYPRPPYHLESPGAGYWILEASEMSLSTHYDFLTGHYDEEFEI, encoded by the exons ATGGCGCCCTCAAGCCCAAAACCACCCCCCGTAGATTTTCCCTCGCCAGACTTTTCCTTCAGTGGAGGCAACTCACCAGTCTCACATT ATTGGGGAGAATACGATAACGACTGGAAAAACTGGAAACATTTAATCCCAAAGCTACCATCACCACGATCTCGTGCACTTACACCGCCGGGCTTCAGCGATGGAAATGATGATAAGCGTCTGCAGCGACCAGCTGCAGCGTTTCAGCAATCGCTCTGGTTCAAAATCCCTGCTAATCTAAGACGCGATATCCTTCGGCTGGCATTTGGAGATAGGCGTCTTCATATGCATCTTGCTTTTGATGCTGCTCGTCGTACCCcagaagatgcagatgatCTTGAAGCTTATGAACTAGGTGATccggatgacgatgatgctccAGGCCTACGGAGAAAGCTCTGGTCTTGGAATGGCTGTATCTGCGCTCGGAAGTATGACCCAGAGTTGGGACCCATGACGCGCGGTGGCCTCAATCCGGGTCCGTGGATTGACCGCTGCTGTGATCCGATCAATGTCCCAAAGCCACGACCCGAAAATATCGGGATAATGGGCTGGCTGCAGTCCTGTCGGCAAAA CTACGCAGAGACGATTGATGTTTTATACTTGACAAACACCATCATTGTCTCCGATGAAGCAACAATCACTGAACTCCCATCGCTTATACCCCACCACCATCTCACCAAGATCACCTCCCTCGAGATCAAAGCCCCCATAACCAAAGACAATGTCCTCGAGGATGTCACCAACCTCATTCTTCCCGACCCGCATTCTCCCCGCTTCCTGAACCTTAAACGTCTCTACATCTCAATGGAATGGAGCGGCGTGAACGTCGGCgatccagatccagatgAACTAATCGTATCATTCGACACCCTGGCGCGAACAGTAGAAGACTGCTCTTTCGCTATCCCCATGGAGTGGTTCTCGCGTATCTCGTGGGGTCAGATGCGAAACTCAACGACAGGCAGACAGATCACCTACAGTCAATTTTGGCGAACTCTCGGGAATGCCGAGGGAGACAAGGATGGGTATGAGGGTGGGCTAGATGTTATACAGTTACCTTATGTTGATAGCTACCCGAGGCCTCCGTATCATTTGGAGAGTCCAGGTGCTGGGTATTGGATCCTGGAGGCGAGTGAGATGTCGTTGAGTACGCATTATGATTTTCTGACTGGGCACTatgatgaggagtttgagatATAA
- a CDS encoding hypothetical protein (EggNog:ENOG41), whose product MRLSSFLLAAGLSSSAFAVEASLDPWEIDPSCSGFENDIKDALTQSIDLADAARTSLEFLLAKMPDRNSDPDGAVKWARISSAANSIFGLMPNYKGHDAETQKYIEDLRDIFAKTANTLPSSQNNPAKGFSPILSQKPNAKPLMVCGDDVFQWYDVDDEPEPGVGKVRDQPAVSRYIQGGGTIAGAFYYANRWDFRQTKAASVGHCIGNREAVISSSDDIVIICPKMTSDAGKARITPRQYKTSAAPGDHIMTNWVSNPTQLYHELMHWFGGVDSNLKHIIKDQVAVNEKGYLRYKDKNNQAEYYTRPPSQQELNQKGQRKQGAYGLRWIMNLARTYKDKNGNTSPYSGPKLATKNADSLAVFSFMMYLDQFDWSKNGDAQDFTRLRNKLGLNP is encoded by the exons ATGCGTTTATCCAGCTTTCTGCTGGCCGCTGGTCTTTCCAGCTCTGCCTTTGCAGTGGAGGCATCGCTGGATCCTTGGGAAATTGACCCTAGCTGCAGTGGCTTCGAGAACGACATCAAGGACGCTCTGACGCAGTCGATTGATCTCGCTGATGCTGCCAGAACCAGTCTCGAGTTTCTTCTTGCAAAGATGCCGGACCGAAACTCTGATCCCGACGGGGCAGTGAAGTGGGCGCGTATTTCATCGGCTGCTAATAGCATCTTTGGTCTTATGCCTAACTACAAGGGCCACGATGCTGAGACTCAAAAGTACATTGAGGATTTGAGAG ACATCTTTGCTAAGACGGCCAACACTCTTCCCTCATCTCAGAACAACCCCGCCAAAGGCTTCAGCCCAATTCTATCCCAGAAGCCCAACGCTAAGCCCTTGATGGTCTGCGGCGACGATGTCTTCCAATGGTACGACGTTGATGACGAGCCTGAGCCTGGTGTAGGCAAGGTCAGAGACCAACCAGCTGTGAGCCGCTACATCCAGGGTGGCGGCACAATCGCAGGTGCCTTTTATTACGCCAACCGTTGGGACTTTAGACAGACCAAGGCAGCTTCCGTCGGACACTGCATCGGCAACCGAGAGGCTGTGATCTCGTCGAGCGATGATATTGTGATCATCTGTCCCAAGATGACGTCTGACGCTGGAAAAGCGCGTATCACGCCGAGACAGTACAAGACTTCTGCTGCGCCGGGTGATCATATCATGACGAACTGGGTGTCCAACCCCACGCAGCTTTACCACGAGCTCATGCACTGGTTCGGTGGTGTTGACTCCAACTTGAAGCACA TCATAAAGGACCAGGTCGCTGTTAACGAGAAGGGCTACTTGAGatacaaggacaagaacaacCAGGCCGAATACTACACCCGTCCACCGTCGCAGCAAGAACTCAACCAGAAGGGACAAAGAAAGCAGGGAGCGT ATGGTCTCCGTTGGATCATGAACTTGGCGCGCACTTATAAAGACAAGAATGGCAACACAAGCCCTTATTCTGGTCCTAAGCTGGCCACCAAGAACGCTGACTCGTTGGCAGTATTTTCCTTCATGAT GTATCTAGATCAATTTGATTGGTCCAAGAACGGTGATGCTCAAGACTTTACCCGTCTCAGGAACAAGTTGGGGTTGAACCCTTAG
- a CDS encoding hypothetical protein (EggNog:ENOG41) has product MKAPKTPEYEFGGPIGATGIVFGLPILMQLLYLGCNDVSGCPAPALLDPKTLTWQKFKEQTPWPKEGIWGFMSWEVTGWLFAYYFLSLVLYRVLPAQEVYGTKLRESGKALKYRFNSFSSSVVQLVACAVGTYIYGAEFPVWTFMTTNYLQLLTTSTVLTFIVSLYVYVGSFSVKKGNPELRELARGGHTGRIIYDFFIGRELNPRVTLPIFGEIDIKSWLEMRTALTGWILFNCAFIAQQYRNYGYVSDSILVIATVQAYYVLEGQYSELGLLGMMDITQDGLGFMLTWGNMVWVPFLYSTQCRYLSVYPVHLGPIGVSAIATVFAIGLYIFRSSNNQKALFRKDPNHPAFANMTFIQTKRGTKLLTGGWWGMARHINYFGDWLQSLPFSLPTKFAGYVILPAGSAVAGNEVVKMLDGRLVTPDGAAPWGMLFTYFYSAWFGFLLIHRERRDDAACIEKYGKDWDEYKSKVKYRILPGVY; this is encoded by the exons ATGAAGGCCCCAAAAACACCAGAATACGAATTCGGCGGCCC CATCGGCGCCACAGGCATAGTGTTTGGTCTTCCAATTCTCATGCAACTTCTCTATCTCGGCTGCAACGATGTTTCAGGGTGTCCTGCGCCAGCTCTTCTTGACCCCAAAACATTGACGTGGCAGAAATTCAAGGAGCAAACGCCCTGGCCGAAGGAGGGCATCTGGGGGTTTATGAGCTGGGAGGTCACAGGGTGGCTGTTTGCTTATTATTTCTTGAGTCTGGTGCTTTATCGCGTTTTGCCGGCGCAGGAGGTTTATGGGACGAAGTTGAGGGAGTCTGGCAAGGCGCTGAAGTATCGTTTCAATT CCTTTTCTTCAAGCGTTGTGCAATTGGTCGCTTGCGCTGTTGGTACTTACATCTACGGCGCTGAGTTCCCCGTCTGGACCTTCATGACCACCAACTACCTCCAACTCCTCACCACAAGCACCGTCCTAACCTTCATCGTCTCACTCTACGTCTACGTCGGCAGTTTCTCCGTCAAGAAGGGCAATCCCGAACTACGCGAGCTAGCTAGAGGAGGTCACACCGGCCGCATCATCTAcgacttcttcatcggcCGTGAGCTCAACCCTCGCGTGACGCTTCCTATTTTCGGGGAGATCGACATCAAGTCCTGGTTGGAGATGCGCACTGCCCTCACAGGCTGGATCTTGTTCAACTGCGCTTTCATCGCTCAGCAGTATCGCAACTACGGCTATGTTTCTGATAGTATCTTGGTCATCGCTACAGTGCAAGCTTACTACGTGCTTGAGGGTCAGTACTCAGAGCTTGGACTCTTGGGTATGATGGACATCACGCAGGATGGTCTCGGATTCATGCTTACCTGGGGTAACATGGTCTGGGTCCCTTTCCTCTACTCGACTCAGTGCCGCTACCTCTCCGTCTACCCCGTTCATCTGGGACCTATCGGTGTTTCCGCCATCGCCACTGTCTTCGCCATCGGACTGTACATCTTCCGATCCTCCAACAACCAGAAGGCTCTCTTCCGCAAAGATCCCAATCACCCTGCTTTCGCAAACATGACCTTCATCCAGACCAAGCGCGGAACCAAGCTTTTGACCGGCGGATGGTGGGGAATGGCGCGTCACATCAACTACTTTGGTGACTGGCTTCAGTCTCTTCCTTTTTCGCTTCCTACCAAATTCGCGGGGTATGTTATTCTGCCAGCTGGTAGTGCTGTGGCTGGCAATGAGGTCGTCAAAATGCTGGATGGTCGCTTGGTAACTCCCGACGGCGCTGCGCCTTGGGGTATGCTGTTTACGTACTTTTACTCAGCCTGGTTTGGTTTCCTGCTTATTCATCGGGAGAGGAGAGATGATGCTGCTTGCATTGAGAAGTATGGCAAGGATTGGGATGAGTACAAGAGCAAGGTTAAATACAGAATCTTGCCTGGCGTGTATTAA